In a single window of the Corvus hawaiiensis isolate bCorHaw1 chromosome 19, bCorHaw1.pri.cur, whole genome shotgun sequence genome:
- the SLC16A3 gene encoding monocarboxylate transporter 4 — translation MGAVVADDGPSGVKAPDGGWGWAVLFGCFIITGFSYAFPKAVSVFFKELIREFGIGYSDTAWISSILLAMLYGTGPLCSVCVNRFGCRPVMLVGGLFASMGMVIASFCTSIIQIYLTAGVITGLGLALNFQPSLIMLNRYFDKRRPLANGLSAAGSPVFLCALSPLGQILQHEYGWRGGFLILGGMLLNCCVCGALMRPLEPPKKSEATKEPAEKKVKKKLLDFSVFKDGGFVIYALAASIMVLGLFVPPVFVVSYAKDLGSQDTKAAFLLTILGFIDIFARPICGMVAGLKWVRPRCVYLFSFAMIFNGFTDLMGSMSVDYGGLVVFCIFFGISYGMVGALQFEVLMAIVGTQKFSSAIGLVLLAEAMAVLIGPPSAGKLLDATGRYMFVFIIAGIEVTTSALVLALGNFFCIKKKSEEPHTKEEAAEREELNKSENKSPEDAKVDSIEVEQFLKDEPEKNGEVVTNPETCV, via the exons ATGGGAGCTGTAGTAGCTGACGATGGTCCATCTGGTGTTAAAGCCCCTGAtggaggctggggctgggctgtccTTTTTGGCTGTTTTATCATCACAGGATTCTCCTATGCCTTTCCTAAGGCAGTTAGCGTCTTCTTTAAAGAACTTATCCGGGAATTTGGCATTGGATATAGTGACACTGCATGGATTTCCTCCATTCTGCTGGCCATGCTTTATGGAACAG GTCCACTTTGTAGTGTATGCGTCAATCGCTTTGGTTGTCGCCCTGTCATGCTGGTGGGTGGCCTTTTTGCCTCAATGGGGATGGTGATAGCTTCCTTCTGCACAAGCATCATTCAGATCTATCTAACTGCAGGTGTGATTACCG GTTTGGGTTTGGCACTAAACTTTCAGCCTTCACTCATCATGTTAAACCGTTACTTTGACAAACGCCGGCCCTTAGCCAATGGGCTATCTGCTGCTGGGAGTCCAGTGTTTCTTTGTGCTCTCTCACCGTTGGGGCAGATACTACAACATGAGTACGGTTGGAGAGGAGGATTTCTTATCCTGGGTGGGATGCTGCTCAACTGCTGTGTATGCGGAGCATTAATGAGACCTTTGGAGCCACCCAAAAAGTCTGAAGCTACCAAAGAGCCAGCTGagaagaaagtaaagaaaaaacttCTGGATTTCAGTGTGTTTAAAGACGGTGGTTTTGTAATCTATGCTCTAGCAGCATCTATCATGGTGCTTGGCCTCTTTGTTCCCCCGGTTTTTGTTgtgagttatgccaaggatttaGGGTCTCAAGACAccaaagcagcttttcttctgactATTCTGGGATTCATTGATATCTTTGCTCGGCCGATCTGTGGAATGGTAGCTGGTCTTAAATGGGTTAGACCACGCTGTGTCTACCTCTTCAGTTTTGCTATGATTTTTAATGGCTTTACAGATCTTATGGGTTCTATGTCTGTTGATTATGGTGGACTGGTGgtcttttgtattttctttggcATTTCTTATGGAATGGTAGGTGCTCTTCAGTTTGAAGTTCTCATGGCTATTGTTGGTACGCAGAAGTTTTCCAGTGCTATCGGTTTAGTGCTCCTGGCAGAAGCTATGGCTGTTCTGATTGGTCCACCGTCAGCAG GAAAACTCCTGGATGCAACGGGGAGGTAcatgtttgttttcattattgctggAATTGAAGTTACCACCTCAGCCCTTGTATTGGCCTTGGGAAATTTCTTCTGCATtaagaaaaaatcagaagaacCACATAcaaaagaagaagcagcagaaagagagGAATTAAACAAATCTGAAAACAAATCTCCTGAAGATGCCAAGGTGGACTCTATTGAAGTGGAGCAGTTTCTGAAAGATGAGCCTGAAAAAAACGGTGAAGTTGTAACTAACCCAGAAACATGCGTGTGA